In Lytechinus variegatus isolate NC3 chromosome 18, Lvar_3.0, whole genome shotgun sequence, a single genomic region encodes these proteins:
- the LOC121405594 gene encoding tetraspanin-5-like: MGKKTKTQPYPDTTSSQQQLHYHQPPPARVRRAPRGVSVSICVKYTIFTFNVIFWLCGVAILGFGVWGLVSKSVSSVEAIAEEVGIKLDPMYGFIIIGGCIFILAFLGCIGSLRENTCLLKLYVFILVLIFLAEVTIGLLVYFYQDRFSTLLDTWVEKTLLNYFDDPDSQFLMDNMQEGLECCGVDTPNDWQKNPYFNCSSIAHSRCSVPYSCCVPDPTTNVINYQCGYGVLQLPQSDWYQFIYTIGCAQALTDWFKTNAILLGCIGGALILMQSIAICLARSLIGDVEEVKSYW, from the exons ATGGGGAAGAAAACAAAGACACAGCCCTATCCTGATACGACGAGCTCTCAGCAGCAGCTCCACTATCATCAACCCCCACCGGCCCGGGTAAGAAGGGCACCACGAGGTGTGAGCGTTAGTATCTGCGTCAAATACACCATCTTCACATTTAATGTGATCTTTTGGTTGTGTGGTGTAGCCATCCTGGGTTTTGGTGTGTGGGGTCTCGTCTCGAAGAGTGTATCCAGTGTGGAGGCCATCGCAGAAGAG GTTGGAATCAAGTTAGATCCTATGTATGGGTTCATCATTATCGGTGGATGTATCTTCATATTAGCATTCTTAGGATGCATTGGATCGCTGAGAGAGAATACCTGTTTACTAAAGCTATATGTATTTATACTGGTTCTCATCTTCCTGGCTGAGGTTACCATTGGTCTTCTCGTCTACTTCTATCAAGACAGATTCTCAACACTTCTTGATACATGGGTGGAAAAGACTCTACTCAACTATTTCG ACGATCCTGATAGTCAGTTCTTAATGGATAACATGCAGGAAGGCCTGGAGTGTTGTGGTGTTGATACCCCTAATGACTGGCAGAAAAACCC ATATTTCAACTGTTCCTCGATAGCACACTCCCGATGTAGTGTTCCCTATTCATGCTGTGTACCCGACCCAACAACTAATGTTATCAATTATCAGTGTGGATACGGTGTGTTACAGTTACCCCAGTCAGATTGGTATCAGTTTATTTACACCATAGGTTGTGCTCAAGCTTTGACAGATTGGTTCAAGACCAACGCCATTCTCTTGGGTTGCATTGGTGGCGCCCTAATTCTTATGCAGTCCATCGCTATTTGTCTTGCTCGTTCACTGATCGGTGATGTCGAAGAGGTCAAATCTTATTGGTGA